The following are encoded together in the Oncorhynchus masou masou isolate Uvic2021 chromosome 5, UVic_Omas_1.1, whole genome shotgun sequence genome:
- the LOC135539632 gene encoding neuronal vesicle trafficking-associated protein 1-like: protein MVKLGNNLSDKNNAKTVSEDGFDTIPLITPLDASQLQFPVLDKVVVKTKTDYDGEHKKSKLHSPKIAAFSISIIEGVSERLKVTLLVICALAFLVCVMFLVVYKVYQYEQPCPDGFMYTQGRCMPTGIYGYYPPGGRGRLFTIINHYNMAKQTITRSVSPWMTVMLEEKVTQQETETHQKLA from the exons ATGGTTAAATTGGGGAATAATTTAAGTGACAAAAACAACGCCAAAACCGTCTCAGAAGATGGATTCGACACCATTCCCCTCATAACACCCTTAGATGCCAGTCAACTGCAGTTCCCTGTACTCGACAAG GTGGTGGTAAAGACCAAAACCGACTATGATGGGGAGCACAAGAAGAGCAAGCTGCACTCCCCCAAGATAGCAGCATTCTCAATAAGCATCATTGAAGGGGTATCTGAGCGACTCAAA GTCACTCTGCTGGTGATTTGTGCTTTGGCATTTCTGGTCTGCGTGATGTTTCTGGTGGTCTATAAAGTCTACCAGTATGAGCAGCCCTGTCCAGACGGCTTCATGTACACG CAAGGTCGGTGCATGCCGACGGGGATATACGGCTACTACCCCCCTGGTGGTCGCGGGCGTCTCTTCACCATCatcaaccactacaacatggccAAGCAGACCATCACCCGGTCCGTGTCCCCGTGGATGACCGTCATGTTAGAGGAGAAGGTCACCCAGCAGGAGACCGAGACCCACCAGAAGCTGGCCTAA
- the lyar gene encoding cell growth-regulating nucleolar protein — protein sequence MVFFTCNACGESLKKAQVEKHVNMCRGCEILSCIDCGKDFWGNDYKNHIKCISEDQKYGGKGYEAKSNKGDVKQQQWIQRIQEAMNKPGIGAKLKDVLNQVSSYDNVPRKKSKFQNWMKNSLKIHNPTLHDQVWDIFSAATSSLAPEAPNQTEEPRQSVAESKTETNGSNQNGTSEEPPPEKKKLNKRERKEARQKKSGKKEKKAPENGSTEEEEASAGKRKDKRKRSSEEDGEQKGHDAGGEVTTKKRKTSKKDSSEDDQNTEAAEEEAEGAAGEASSKGKFNWKGTIKAVLKQSPEEGLAVKKLRKKVLSAYYSFSGEGNFKSEEELLALFNKKIKGNPKFRELKDKVRLVK from the exons ATGGTCTTCTTCACGTGCAATGCGTGTGGTGAATCACTAAAGAAAGCCCAAGTCGAAAAACATGTGAACATGTGCCGTGGATGTGAAATTTTGTCATGCATTGACTGCGGGAAAGACTTTTG GGGAAATGACTACAAGAACCACATCAAATGCATCAGCGAGGATCAGAAGTATGGAGGCAAGGGCTATGAGGCTAAGTCCAACAAAGGGGATGTCAAACAGCAACAATGGATTCAA AGGATCCAAGAAGCCATGAACAAACCAGGAATCGGTGCCAAGCTGAAAGATGTTCTAAATCAAGTCAGTTCGTATGACAACGTCCCACGAAAGAAGTCGAAGTTCCAG AACTGGATGAAGAACAGTCTGAAGATCCACAATCCCACGCTGCATGACCAGGTGTGGGACATCTTTTCAGCAGCAACCAGCAGC CTGGCTCCCGAAGCCCCGAATCAGACTGAGGAACCCAGGCAGTCTGTTGCTGAAAGCAAGACCGAGACTAATGGGAGCAATCAGAATGGCACATCGGAGGAGCCACCACCAGAGAAGAAGAAGTTGAACAAGCGTGAGCGCAAAGAGGCAAGACAAAAGAAAAGCgggaagaaagaaaagaaagccCCGGAGAACGGTAGCACCGAGGAGGAGGAAGCAAGCGCAGGCAAACGAAAGGACAAAAGGAAGAGGAGTTCTGAGGAAGATGGGGAGCAAAAAGGCCACGATGCTGGAGGAGAGGTGACCACCAAGAAACGGAAGACCAGTAAAAAGGACAGTTCCGAAG ATGACCAAAACACAGAAGCGGctgaggaggaggcagagggtgCTGCAGGAGAAGCAAGTTCCAAAG GCAAGTTCAATTGGAAAGGAACAATAAAGGCAGTCTTAAAACAATCTCCTGAAGAAGGACTTGCGGTGAAAAAACTCAGGAAGAAG GTTTTGTCAGCTTACTACTCATTCAGCGGAGAGGGGAATTTCAAATCAGAAGAGGAGCTGCTCGCACTCTTCAACAAGAAGATTAAAGGCAACCCCAAGTTTAGAGAATTAAAAGACAAAGTTAGACTTGTGAAGTAG